Within Vigna unguiculata cultivar IT97K-499-35 chromosome 2, ASM411807v1, whole genome shotgun sequence, the genomic segment agaaCACTTTCcactattttgtttttacaatttttttcttttttgtaaacaGTTCTTAATTACagacttttttatttaaattttcttaatttttttctactcaaataattatattttcaaatatttatttctctAGATTAATCTTGCAtacacttattttttaatattaacaatttttttacaattcaaaataattataattatatcagaaactttctattattttcttacaattctttcttttcttccttttgttaATGTAACTTTTCTTATTTACATATTTTCccaatttaaaatttcttaaaatatatgaatttataaaacaaagTCTTTATCAAATTTTTGACTTGTCTAAATAATTATATCCTGCACGcctatttttcaaattaaatctattattataaaatatcttcCAAACCAATTGCGTTTtacgaaaaaaaaagtattttctttaaCAAAAGTTTTCCTTCCccgttatttttaaaatgaaaaaggaaaaaaatacaaGTTTGAAATTCGATTTCCTAAAATTGAGTTCTAGTTATTTTTTTGCCAGCCTCTACACCCATTCACAATCTTAGGAACCGAATTCTGGAAGAGTAAACACtgtctttttttaatatataatctaCACTATGCCAtagggtaaaaaaaaaagtattttgtttAGGTGAAAATTTTAAGTGAGTTGAACATCCTGAAACATAACTATAAGatttcaagtaaaaaaaaaaaaacaacaacaaaaatctcTATTACATTTGGTGAGGACAAAATATTGAATTAGATGATGTTTTTGTTATGGAGACAAAGTATAGGTGCTTAAATGGCCAGTTTGATAATGTAACAGTTGAGCTAATCTTGTAAGTGATTTGTTTATGAATCAAGAAATATGTTatgaacatttattttaatcctTGTATGATATATGTTGTAAATTATAGATTGAGTCACTTGTGGAAAGTGATGTACCAAACTCCCAATatgatttatttcaataatattgTGTTTGCAAACAACAAACATCATGGATAATGGtcaatcaaaatgatacaacaCAATTGATCCAAATGATACATTTTTTGTCTTGTGGATagagtttaataaatttttgtctTCCACTTAGTCAAAAAGGTTGTCAAGTCCTAATTCGTGAACAATAACGTTGCATTCGGAATCAATTGTCTGTGTCATGAACCCAAGGGGGTTGACATAGCGTGCCCTAGAGGCAGCACCCATGTTATTAGTGAGGATGATCCTATCGGACTTGTTTGGCATTGCCTCTTTGCATCGTCCCTCATTTGGTGAGTTTGCAACCACCACACATATGTTATCCTCATGATCACCATGAACAGAGATGCGATACAAGCCAATTGCATCAGTTGTGCTATTCTTCATATAAGTCATTGTGTTATTATATTCGTTGATGCATTCCAGAGTCACATTCACACCTATAAACACATATTCAAACACTCCTTATTCTTGTTCAATGGGTTATGTTAGGGACTTAAACTTGATAATGATCAATTGTAACATGTATAAATATGAATGCATGTGAGTGTCTCATGATTAAGGAAAGTTACCTGGCAAAGGGAAGCTGAGTCTAGACTCAAATGTAAAGTGGCAAGGATCACAATAAATCTTGCCTTCAACATagaattttttagatattttgcGAGCCAATGCAGAGGAGAAGCACAAAACTGAGACAAAGaggacaacaacaacaaatgaCCTTGCCATGGTGAtcaatggattttttttatgggTTATTGATGTTGTTGCCCTTGGGATGAGAGAATTAAGGTGTTAAGGAATTCTTTTATAAGACCATGAATGAGATTTTGTTTTACCTTTGTGTGGTCATTGTGTCAGTTCACCTTATTTAGACAATCAAAACTTTCTATAAATGAATTTTCCTTAATATTTGCTAACTAATTCAACCATAATTTGGATGTCTTTATCTCCTATTTAAGTAAACGACTACAAAATATCATagacattatttaaaattacgTGCATACATAAATATTCACAACAAAACTTAACAAAGACTATATAAATGAATCTCATCCACATTTTGTCAATATTTATAGGTTAAGAAGTTTGAAGTATAATAAAATGCAACacaatatgttattttcaacCTTATTTAGTATATGTTCATATTACActattaaatatgtatataaaaaaaatttaaaaatacataattttcatcTATAATGTTTAGATTTTTATCGTGTAACTctaccttatttttttttatggctTTTTTGTATTAGAACACAATCAtagacaaaataattaaataagatcgagaataataaacaatatcaaTATACAtctaacttatatatatatatatatatatatatatatatatatatatatatatatataattatttgatatattcAGTTATCTAATAATTTTGGTATAACTATTATCTAtgtaatcttatatttttcttatcatcAAAAACTGAATTTAATAAAAGAGAGTATTTGGGACGCTCTAATCCTTTTACAACCCTTTTACATATACTATCATGGAAAATAGATATAATTTGTTAAACATCGTAAATAGTTTCCCTACATGATAAAATTACAAAGATCAAAATATTGTTTCCTTGCTACAACAAGATGCTCCAACTCATGAAGGCTTTTTCCTACAATCTTTCAGTTCTTGTTGGTGACTACCCGCCCCTATGTATGCATTTAGTCCAAACCTCGTTCCTACAAACCAAAGACAATACTTTAGTAAAAACGATATATCTAATATACACAAACCAGGAGGGGGTtgaattagtattttaaaaattgaatctcTTAAGCAATTCTTAAACAGTTTGCTAGCCATTAACATATACTCTAATAGATTAACATATGCACGTCTTCATGGATTATCTTTAAATCGACAAAGAAatcaatagaagaagaaaaaaggacaacgattttatattgttttgatTCAAACTTGAATCTACGTACAACTTTCATCTAAGCAACCTGAGCTTACAAAATTTCAACTATTTCAATAGAGTTTCAAGAATTACAAGTgctattaataattttatactcTAATGAACCAAAAACTTAATACACTAATCAAGAACTATCCCCAATTGCAATGCTTGACACAATTGCAATCAATTGTTCACCTACATAGTGAAATACACTATAAAGAAATGAAGTTTACAAAAGAATAAAAGGAATGAATACACTTTTGTTGTGTAGAAATTGCAATGAATCCCTAGTGGGAAGCCAGAATCCAGTAGTGTGATCTTCAAGAACTCAAGAATTCCTCTTTTCCAATCTCTCAATTGCCTTAGATTTCAAAATCAGTCATGTTCTAAAATGTGAATCAAGGTTGGTTTAAAAAGGAAACATTCCTACTAAGATTAATTGATTAGAAAAGTAATCTAATCAGTTATCGAGACAACTTAATTGATTAGGTAAGTAAGCTAATCAATTATTGAGTTATAGAAGAGTTTCTCTCACTTCAGATTTGTCCTAATCAATTATGTTAATGCTCAAAATAGTTAGATTAGTGGATTTAAAGAGTTTTAAGCTTGACTTACAATGATTCTAAATAGACACATTACTCTTAGTGACCGAACTACAATTGCTTGTGACCAAACTAGGACATTACTCTTGACTTGGGcatcataaaaaacaacaaataggTAGGATGATAAACTCCATCTTTCAACAATGTCCCCTTATTTTTATGATGCATCCTGGAAAATAAACAATacctttctc encodes:
- the LOC114173228 gene encoding olee1-like protein, with the translated sequence MARSFVVVVLFVSVLCFSSALARKISKKFYVEGKIYCDPCHFTFESRLSFPLPGVNVTLECINEYNNTMTYMKNSTTDAIGLYRISVHGDHEDNICVVVANSPNEGRCKEAMPNKSDRIILTNNMGAASRARYVNPLGFMTQTIDSECNVIVHELGLDNLFD